A window of Seriola aureovittata isolate HTS-2021-v1 ecotype China chromosome 17, ASM2101889v1, whole genome shotgun sequence genomic DNA:
AAGTTATAAAGTAACACTTAAAtgcataaaatattttaaacaatgaCACTAATAACAAACCTGAGCTGAAAGCAATGCAGATTAAGTATGACACATGAGTGGTTATTTTTACAATCCTACACTAAGATGAAGTGCAGTATAAAAATAGTGTAAATGATTAACAATCATACTGTGTACTGTCgggaaatgaaaactgaaaatgtgcaaGGAACAATCCAGACTGACTGATAACCATGCAATACTATTCAAAGGTTTTTCTTAAGGCGACTTGGTTTCAGTTGTGGCACCAATTCAGACTTTTTCAAGTCTGAATGTTATCCAAATGTGTGTGACCTTCAGTGCTATAActaaaaagagattttaaaataaCCCCTCGTTAAATAAAAGATGCAGGATTGTTTTTCTGATGGCCTCAATTCCTCCCACAATGTGTCTCTCCCACAAAACAATCAATTCTGATATCAAAATATCTCCTTTCTAATATTCCTGGAATTCTACAGAGAAGTTCTGCATCCTCTCCACCACGAAGAAGCAGAGAGTTCCAGTGAAGCCCAGGATGATCATCAGCAGGAGCTGCCACATCAACAGGACGTAACCGCTGTAGAAGAACGCCACTGCTGCGAAAACAGACTGACAAAAGATGACAGATTTTACTTACTAGATGTTTAATAGACAGAATAACTCTCACAAGATTGGACAGCTACAAGGCCCAGCAACAGCTAACCCCCAGATGGAAGGAAACAACATTCACACTTCTTAAACTAACAGATTCCAATGGTACATTTACTGTCAGCTGACTATTCAATTAGCCCCAGTCCTGAACAGCAATCATCAAATCACAGCTTAGTGACCATAACCAGGCACGGCAGGTCTGCTGAGCTTTGTTCATGGGGCTTTAGTAAGAGAAAAACTCATTATATAAAAAGTTTTTAGGCTAGTGTCAGTTTAACAGCCTcttcaaaaccaaaaaacacaagacCAAAATTGCAAGGAATGGATTAAACTGTGTTTATCTGCTCTAAAATAAGATGCAAATGTTAGCAGGTCaggctaactagcttactaCCTGCAACACCTGGCTAACCACATTATTTTGAGGAGTTATAGGTTGCATTAGAACAATAACTGTTTTCTGACTAGAAAATTCACCCTGTGAGATTCAGATGCCAGGATTAAGTAACAATAGAGGCTATGTGAGTAATACTGTATAATACTGGACTATTAAGGCTAATTAGCTTGCGTTAGCTAGCTAGGATATTGGAAATTTGGAGATTGCACAAAGTTCAGCATTGAACTTTAATTGTGTTGTGTCTCATTCATGCATAGGACGAAAATGTTCTGTTTATTAGACCCATGTAGCAACATGCTTATTATTTAACAAGTATTTGTTTTCTGGGGTTTATTTCTGGTTGGAGACCAATTTTGCAGCacaaaaaaagggagagatTAGGAGGCATATGTGggtcttcttcttttcctttttaatggGGCTTCAAGTGAATTTATTTCACACTCGACAAGACAACATTTTAACCCAGCTTTTCTCAGCTCTGCTAACAACGTCTGAGAATTGGCAACCCGGGATTACCTGGATGAATTTGAAGATGGCAAATGCAGGCGTGCTGTGTTCCGCATAAACACGGCCTAATATGCTGTAGAGCTGTGTGTTGAAACAACTGTCCCCAAGTCCAAGCAAGAAGCTGCACAGCAGGGCAATGGATACACTGAGAGCGGGAAAATATAGTtcttattaaaacaaaacagaatcaTGACAGGCCTTCCAAATgttcatacattttttattgttaaattatcAGATAAATTAACTACCTGGGAGTTAGATATGGCGTCTTTTGGGTGGTGGTTTTAAAGACGACAGGAGCATCATCCGGGATGTTAAGGAAAACCAAATAGAAAGCAATAAAGTGGACAACCATTCCCAGGAACACCACAGAGGTCCGTCTGAAGCGGTTGTTTTTACACAACAATCCGAACAAGCCTCCACCTGATGAGAAAAAGAACATGAACCCAGTGACTTTGGGTGACTTTAAATCAATCGAACAAGTTCTGATAGAGAAATGTAAACTTACCCACTATTTCTCCAATGCCTACCACGATCCCAGAGATCCCAATCAAGCCTTTagctgcttctccaaactgtgTAGTTGCTCCAATACATGTCCCGTACACTCCACTGTAGAAAGATAGCTCGAGGcctggaaaaacaaagaagctATGCTCTAGATGCAAGCCTTGACTGGAGGGTAAAATACTTAATACATGAATGCATTCTTCATTGCACTTACCGCTGTATGCCATGCAGGGACTCAGGAGCAGTATAGTTTTAGTCTTCAGAAGTTGCAGGATAGTTTCTGGACAGGAtgagacacaaaacactgatttgaaTTGCTAATAAAGAATATATTTCCAGAACTATTTCTCTTCCTTTACCTTTGTGTTGCGTTTAGATgaaaatgcagatgtttttctcGGACAACTAAAGTTCAATGCAGGTACAATATGACAAAATATTCTGCCTCAATAGGCCAAAAAGGCACATTTAAAGGCAAGTGGAAAAACACCCAAGAGACACTTTCACTATGGCGGAGAGGGAAATTCAGATTTTAAGAGAAGAAATCCCAGTAGGTTTGTTTATATATGCCGGGTTGCCCTTTCTTGACATAAATCAGCACGCACCTTTGCTGCACTGACGGCAGGTGCAAGTACAGCAGAGTTTCCAGTTGACAAACAGAGATATAATCTGAAATAAATTCTCGCACAGGCAGTTTCTGTGTACTCTGTTGTAACGCTAGAAGATTTTTATCCACATGAAAGCAATTTTCacttgaagaaaaacaaaactgcctGTGACCGCCCGCTAGTTTCAGACTAACAGCTGTGAAATGTGGAGAACCAGAGGTTACCTGCAGTATGCCAAATAaccaaagaaaaagcaaaacaacaccTCTGCAAGGTCTTTGGTGCCTTTTCCACTAGTTTTTATATCAACTGCAAAAAATCTGTACCTCAGATGATAAACACTGCAATGAAAAAGAGCAGTAACACTTtcaatatctcaacaactactggatggattgttACAAAATGTTGTATAGACATGAACAATCCCCATTCAATGCATTCTAATTTTGGTGGACTTTGGTAATCCTGTCGCTTTTTCCTTGGGCGCCACCGCGACAGTCTCATTTCTGGTTGTTAAGTGcaatgtctcaacaactgttggattggattgctgtgaaatttgatgcacacatgcatgttccCGTGAGGATTGACTAGTATAACTCTGGTAATCCTCTCACTTTTCATATAGTGCCATCATCCAGTCAAAACagatgacattcccatcagcttcgGCCACAAATCACTATTTTAGCAAATGTTCGCATGCTGACACACTAAACTAAGTCGGTAAACATAAGCATGATGCAATATGTACAACACCAGATGTCAGTCAGACTACAACTCTGTCGCTGCCAGTTAAATTTCacaactgttttttcttctcgGATATTATCAGTTGTTTTgtccatttgtttgttttgtgttgtttttgctgttgctgttgttgttgttgttatcttGTCTAAAACTATACATCACAATCACTGCAATTCacttttaagtattttattttactttcatatCTGTAGTGTATTGTGGTTTTATGGTAATGAaaactttactgttttaattacactgtacatataaaagcctaaataGTAGGTGACTTAgtatttaaatgttatattcCAAAAACAAGGATAAAACTTACTCATTTCTGACTTGGCATCTTGCATGGCTGTGCTTGCTCTGTGCTTATAcctaaacaacagaaaaatgaatcaatattaaactgaaattcaatcaacagaaataatctgcacacacaaacaatgacatAGCCTCCCTTGAGTGAAGAGCAGGTGAAGTAATTTAGAAATCTAAGAAACTTTAGCTGCAAAGAGATCACAAGACTTCAACAACCAAATCCCAACAGAGTGAAAAACAGCACTTCCAGTGAAAATGATTGCTCCCTATAGGAATCCTTGCTATGCTGCCAGAatcatgcacacactcaaactcaGCCAGTAAGCAAAGGATCAAATACCTGCATGTAGCAGATACCCAACACGGTTTCTAAACACAATCTGCTACcatgagacagacagaaaaaggctGAGAGAATACGTTTGGTCCAAAATTAGGACGCTAACAGGATTTCTATTTTAGTCTCATCATGTTTTTCACAGAGCTCATTTCCTGTCCGATACATCAatttgcaacttttttttaaatgttcatttggTCTTTGATGCCAgctatatttttgttttcatctcatGATTTGATGCAAAACTTTGTAGAAATTTAAATACGTCTGAAACAATGTGGAGGGCCGTGTCTGGAGTGGTTGGGGTCTTTAAACGCTGTCACTCTCAAAGAGAAAGTCTCTTTCCCAGCTGTCCCAGATCTGCCTGATTGCACCCTACTTGTATGAAGTGCTATGATTAAGCTTGACTATGTCAGAATTGCAGTGATCTGGGGGAAAAACGCTCGGTGTCATTTTGTGAAGGACAAGAGTGGTTTAAAACATCTGCAGAACTGTGGTGGTAAGTCATCTTGAAACCGCCGTGTAAGCTCTAAGGTTATCAGAAAAATTATAATTTCTTTGGTGGTTTGGTTATAGCTAAACGTGTGCAACTAGCTTTAAGgtaaattcactttttttttgtcatgttcaCTATAGTATGTCTTTACATGTTGCATAAATCACAGtctatttcactttatttatttttttatctctttgggTTCATACCCTCTGTGTCCTTTCAGTAGTGATTCAGACATTTTTAGGTATTCTGAGTAATTTTGTGAGACTACGTGGGAAAAAGGTGCAATTATCTAAATGATTTACATCATGCGGGTCGAGAGCAGTGACCGCCCTTCCTCTTCAGAGAGCATCTCCTCTTCTTGATGGCTCTTTCTCAACACCAGGAAACTGAGTGTGCCGAGTACGGAGGCGAccaacagggagagaaagatgtttttcctgctgctgtctgggAGAGGATGATTAAAATAAACCgctttaattaaaacacacaagataTATTAACAACAGCAAGCTAGAACATATTCAGAATAGCCAATCACTTATATAATCCtcttgatattttattttcatcatcatgctACATTTTCCTATTAGAGTCATGAGAGCACTCACTCAAGGATAACCCTACCTGTTATCTCTGTTTTTCCATTCCAGTCAAGGTAAATGTAAAGATTGCCAAAGAACATGCTGTAAATGAGATAATACTGGTAAATCAAAAGTGTAGATGACATTAATactaattaaaacatcatatttcatGGCTGCTGGATGAAAACCTTCAATCTCCAGtgtaggaaaatattttttgacaccATTTGTCTTTGCTTCATTAAACCCTTTTCAAAACTTTGAcaaaatttaacaaaacaatatCACTTGGAGGTCAATAGTAGCTGTTCACATGCTttcagtcacatgacatgatcttcatcagctgACAGAACTTGCTCAGTGTCATGGGATTGCAGATGTTCGGATGTTGCGTCCTGCAACttaactgttttggttcactctcaccactctcatACCGTTGCTTTGGGCAACAGGCAGCTCTAATAACTCATGTACACTACCTGCTCTGCTACCAAACAGCAGACGGACACTGTTAGCAATTAGCTGGTGAGCAtagcggagcatttagcagctaaagagacagatatttctctcaggaggCTCCCTGACAAACAacaggaacccccccccccaaaaaaaaaaaaaaaaaaacagtgaatattggacttaaattcacCAGGTGGCAAGAAACATGGactccaaataaatgataatgttgctccatagCTCCTGGATATGTAAATAGGAAACTGTTTTCTTACAAAATTGCCATATTAACTTATAATGGTAATGGCACATCAATTTTGTGTTCAtaacttgtttctgctgcccccaaatGGCCAAAGAAATCAGCTACTGGAAGTTTAAGGATGATGAGAAGGCTGCTCCTATTCCTATTCAAATGTGATATGACTCATAGTCCTGAACAGccactaaatggaccttgtatTAAGGTTGTTTTGTCAGCTACTGTTTCCAAGAtcaagaatgaatgaaagtcaATCTTAGGGTAAAGTTTTTGAGCTAACACGAGGCCATACTATAAAGGCAGACATTTTGGAGACACGTGGGTCTCTTCCATCACGCTGAAACTCAACCTCACTATAAAACAACGTCACATGTTGTTCCTCACAAATGATGCAGTCACCTCTTGGACCaatcagacaaaagaaaaatcgTCCTTCAAAACTTTGctattattttaaaattcaacatttaattttcatatttaattacCACACCCGCAGTGCAATTTGTTTTGGACAGCCAGTATTATGAGTATAAAACCTCTTGGGGCCTTTCAGAGCTTAAAATTTTGACCTTTAATTAAAGTGCCCCCGTTAGGACAATCATTGTAATTAAAAACCACCCGGAACACAGTGCTATCGGAGATgtcagcagaggaaacatgtttgataGACAGAAACGGCATACAGTGGAAGGAGTTGTGGactgtccttttgttttttttttcttggttatATCAAACGCTAACTTTATAAACACAATAATCTGCATTTGTGCCTCTGAAGAGGCTTCTTTCATTTCCCGAAGCTGCTCATTTGCCTTCTGTTCTTAACAGTGCACTCCTGTAAAATGCTGTGATCTATTTGTCTTCAATTACATATCAGCTAAAGTAAGAAAATGTAGATGTGCAATTAATCTGTCCCAAAACCTCAGTGTGGGATAACAGGGGTTATTCATAAAAGATAACACTGActacattctgtgtgtgtgtgtgtgtgtgtgtgtgtgtgtgtgtgtgtgtgtgtgtgtgtgtgtgtgtgtgtgtgtgtgtgtgtgtgtgtgtgtgcgtgcgcgtgtgtgtgcatgcgtgcgtgcatgtttgtgtctgcaggcTGTGAAGATTCATAAGTTTACTGTGGCAGGGATAACCACTGCGGAGTCAGATTAGCATTGCCCTATTGTGAGCTTTGGCACAGGTGACAGCCAATGTAATTATTATACTAATTCAATTTGCATATTTTAGCAAATACAAATTAGTTGTCCAAGCCAGTGTGCAAGAGCAGTGGGCCAaataaaagagatgaaaagGCTAAAACTCCCACCTGCAGAACTCTCCGGTTTAATAGGCTCGGGTGTTTTTGTATTTCGCAGAGAGACTAATGACTTACAGACGGATCCGATAAGTTGTAACatgatttattaattatattttaaaataaagcatatGATAATATCCTGTCAGGCTAAGAATACAAACAGGACCGGATTTTGGCGGCCGCAGTGTAGTTGCAGCTTTGATCAACTGGAATAGTTGCATCAAacaaaatgagaggaaaaaaacacgGTGATGAATTGTCTTGCGtgcactgaatgtaaaaaagGGAAGGAAACGACACATTGCAGCTCATTTATTAGCAGCTATAAGATGTTTAGAGTCTCAAATCATTTCAGAGAATCACATACAGCATTATCCAAGTCTTGAATGCAGTGTGCTTTTAAATGAGCCTTTTCAGTGAAGTATTGCTATAATCCAGTGATTCCCAACCTCTTtcaactcatggcccacttgaaaaaCATGTTTGCCACCCACACCTCACCCAATAACAATATGGAGGCCAAATAATACGTTCTCAGAGCACttgttattttaatgataatgatcgAACATTTAGTACTGAAACGAAAGCAGGCGATGCTCaattcttcttttctgtttgacagGGGAGAGATCATGTTgagattcaccatctgtcttttgactctctttccttttaattcttcctgttgctaaccagctagccattTTGATGCTCCAGTTTTTGGATGTAATCTTTGAGtgcacaatcagactgagatagcaaacatGTACACGATGTGGTCCGGCGGCAAAGCGGTCCAgctgtgacaaaataaaagttcctAACATTGTCTTATCACAGTGATGTGCCTtgatatgagaaaaaaaaaactataagaGGAGCTTTTAtacattaaacaacaaaaaaactgtcCCACTTGCAATATCTTCCTGGGTCATAAATGGGCCCCcacccacaggttgggaaccactgctgtaATGTATTACCACTGAAAGATTAGAGTCTAATATTAGTGCCAGTAGCTGCATACCTGCACTGTAAGAGAGCCCAGAACATCCCAGTGTTCCTGTTGATGGTGGAGGCCTCTGAGTTTTCCACCAAAAAGTGTCCTTGAGCTGTCCACAGCACTGtgggaaagggagggagagaggggtcaTTTCAGCGGGGGAAAAGAATTAACCAGTCAGTTAATTGGCCATGTGAAGTGAAAAATTATCTTTCTGTGTTGGTAAGTAATGCATCTAACCACACAGTACCCAGGGACATGATGAAAATTCATCGCACTGCAGCGATTTCAAGCTGCATTAAAAACAGCCCCAAatcatttctcttcattttttccagTAAACGCTCAGAAAAAAGCTGCTTTGTCTGAATTCACACTAACGTCTTTGAGCAGGCTCAAGGTGCTGCACAGTATTTACAGAAACAGCTCCTCACCCATTTAAGGTCTAATTTGGGATATAATGTTTATATGCATCATCACATCCCAGCCATGATAATCCCTGTATGCATGATTAAACACAATTTGGATTTGAACACAGAAACTGAGCTTGCATATaggctgaaaaaacaaacagcaaccaAGTTAAAGTACTCTTGTGCCTCAGCATCTTGAGCTAATACACTGTATCCTGCTTGAATGTTGATATGCACAACCAAGAAAGAGGAAACCTGCAGGTTCTGTGTAAAATCTGGCATCTACTAAATAAACTGTaagaaacaattagtcaattatttAACAAGTCAATCAAGAGGAAATGAAGCAACAACTATTCTGATTATCCAC
This region includes:
- the LOC130185781 gene encoding UNC93-like protein MFSD11, encoding MADRRTFNVVILGVGFLFIFTAFTTCGNVEQTVVKSLDNDTFTGSGYHSLGIIYGIFSFSNLLAPTVVTVIGPKVTMILSGLLYSGYIAVFIIPSTWSFYLTSVLIGIGAAMLWTAQGHFLVENSEASTINRNTGMFWALLQCSMFFGNLYIYLDWNGKTEITDSSRKNIFLSLLVASVLGTLSFLVLRKSHQEEEMLSEEEGRSLLSTRMMYKHRASTAMQDAKSEMKTILQLLKTKTILLLSPCMAYSGLELSFYSGVYGTCIGATTQFGEAAKGLIGISGIVVGIGEIVGGGLFGLLCKNNRFRRTSVVFLGMVVHFIAFYLVFLNIPDDAPVVFKTTTQKTPYLTPSVSIALLCSFLLGLGDSCFNTQLYSILGRVYAEHSTPAFAIFKFIQSVFAAVAFFYSGYVLLMWQLLLMIILGFTGTLCFFVVERMQNFSVEFQEY